One Deltaproteobacteria bacterium DNA window includes the following coding sequences:
- a CDS encoding DNA integrity scanning protein DisA nucleotide-binding domain protein — protein sequence MRRGVKQINKELLQSTFRLAKVTHATGIFIFLDPLKEPFEELFQKNLKIFFVTRRSVEEVLSLFPEGTKIPLIHLPKIDMTRMGQIQMAIVLALSKQMIRLGEKLIFVTGLPETDVLDTVVFIDTAHEAELLTTQAVDGLTEGVRPDVFQQTLNIALELASRGREGKPVGTIFVLGDEEKVLQLSKQMIINPFKGYTDDERNILNPTLRDTIFEFAALDGAFIISHEGLVLSAGRHLGTAGDEDTIPRGLGSRHIAAAGITSLTDAVALVISESTGDLRIFKNGKVLMKIEKPSRLPTR from the coding sequence ATGAGGCGCGGCGTCAAGCAGATCAATAAAGAACTCCTTCAATCAACTTTTCGGCTGGCAAAAGTGACTCATGCGACAGGGATCTTTATTTTTCTGGACCCCTTGAAAGAGCCCTTTGAGGAACTATTCCAAAAGAATCTCAAGATTTTTTTTGTGACGAGGCGCTCTGTTGAAGAAGTCCTTTCCCTCTTTCCAGAAGGGACAAAAATCCCGCTGATCCATCTGCCTAAAATTGACATGACACGGATGGGACAGATCCAGATGGCGATTGTCTTGGCCCTCTCCAAACAGATGATCCGCCTTGGCGAAAAATTGATTTTTGTGACAGGGCTTCCGGAGACAGATGTTTTGGACACTGTTGTTTTTATCGATACCGCTCACGAAGCAGAGCTCCTGACGACACAGGCGGTTGACGGTCTGACGGAAGGAGTTCGTCCCGATGTCTTTCAGCAGACCTTGAATATCGCCTTGGAACTTGCCAGTCGTGGTCGCGAGGGAAAACCGGTCGGGACGATTTTTGTCCTCGGGGATGAAGAAAAGGTGCTCCAGCTCTCGAAACAGATGATTATCAACCCTTTTAAAGGGTATACCGATGATGAGAGAAACATCCTGAACCCAACCCTTCGGGATACTATTTTTGAGTTCGCCGCCCTCGATGGGGCCTTTATTATCAGCCACGAAGGTCTTGTCCTTTCTGCGGGGCGACACCTCGGCACAGCGGGGGATGAGGATACGATCCCACGCGGATTAGGATCCCGCCATATTGCGGCTGCCGGCATAACATCATTGACAGATGCCGTAGCTCTCGTCATATCTGAATCAACAGGCGATTTGAGAATCTTCAAAAACGGAAAAGTCCTGATGAAGATCGAAAAGCCAAGCCGGCTACCGACAAGATAA